DNA sequence from the Leptospira limi genome:
AAAGTGCAAAAAATAAGGGATGTCTTTTTTTTCTGTCACAAACTCAATCGCATGGTTTGTGAGAACTTCCGTATCCACAATGTCCATCCCGACTTGGTAGGAATTGTGAAACCCCAAATCCAATCCTACAGTTGTATAATCCAAAAAGAAAACATTATTCATAATGGTTTTGGAATAATAACCAGCTTCCCGAAAGGTTTTAGCTAAATTGTCTCTTTTTTTACCGTAATACACTTTTCGTTGGTATGGTTTTGTCGAAAACCAAGAATTCCCCAAACCAAGGTTAGACGAATATTCGGAATGAAAAAAAGACATCATGGAAGGTTTTGTCCAATTTCCATTGGCAAAAGGATTTTCAAAAAACACTGATTCTTTTGCCATCTGGTCAATGATAGGAGTTACGGAATGGCGAAAACCGTAAGCTCCAATAAAATCCTTCCTTGCAGAATCGATGACTATGAGGATTACCGACTTAGGTTTTTGAGCCGAAACCAGTGTATCTAACCATTCGCTTGGATATAACAAAGGTTCGCCGATATACAAATCACTATCTTTACTTTCCCAAACAAGGCGAAAATCACCTTCGAGCGTAACTAACGTTTCTTTTTTATTCCATTGTTCTCTAGTGGTTCCAGTGAAATCCCATTCTTCGAGGATTTGGGACTGGGTATATAATTTCAATTTTCCGGAGACAGAAGGTTGGAATTCCTTTTCGCCTAACAAACCAGCATGCGATGAAAATTTATATGTGCCTTTTGGAAGGGTAAATTGGTATTCTTGGCCTGGTGGGAAATAAATGGCATCAAGGGAATGGTTTAAAAAAATGTCTTTGTTCGTATTGAACGTGATCTGTGTATTTTCCCATTTTCGAGAAAGGGGAAGACCACTTTGCCTACCTGGATTTTTTTTCCAATGGTATGTGCGATTGTCTGTTCCGATTTTGAATTTGGACTTAGCATTTTTTAATTCCAAAACCAAATCCACTGGGAAACGGGATTCCGATTTGTTCAAACACTGAATGAGACAAAAACAAAGGATGGGGGCGAAGGTTAGGATCTTTCGCATTTGGAACCAGTTTGCAAAACAGGTTTCCTAAGAATAGGAAAAGTTGTTTCTTTTTAGGTTTCCATCGTCCATCCTTGACATCTATGAGTAATTGGGAACAAGCCTACTCCCGCGTGGAGTCTACCTTTCTAAACAAAGATGGTGGTAAAATTTATTACCAGATCTACCGACCTAAGTCAGGAGTCAAACGTGTGCTCGTCGTCCACCATGGGATTGGGGAACACGGCGGACGTTATAATTTTTTGTTAGAAGCAATGGCGGAACGTAATTATGCCATTTACCTCATCGACTGCCGAGGCCATGGTAAATCCGATGGACGCAGAGGAGTCATTACCCATTTTTCTGATTTTTTTGCAGACTTAAAACAACTCATCGATATCGCCAAACAAAATGAAGGTGTCAGTAAAGTTACTTTACTTGGACACTCGATGGGAGCTGCGGTTACGTTTCTTTATACAGCTACTGACAATTACCAAAATGATTTGGATGCTTACATTTGTAGTGCCCTTCCGATCAAAGTCAAAACTGACCTTGTGATGGACATCAAAAAAGCAGCTGGTGGTTTTTTAGCAAAAGCATTGCCAACACTCACCATCCCAACGGGACTCAATGTGAATCTCATCTCACGTGACAAATCGGTTGTGGATGCTTATGTCAAAGACCCACTCGTACATGGAAATGTATGTACGTATCTTGGTGATTACCTTCTCAATTGTTACACACTTGCTTTGGAATCTGCAGAGAAAATCAAAGTTCCTATTTATATGTTCCATGGAAAACAAGATCAAATTGCTCTTCCAGAAGGAACTGTGGATGCATTTGAACGTGTAGCCTCAAAAGACAAAACCATGAGACTTTTTGATGATTTATACCATGAAACCATGAACGAACTTCCTAAAGACAGAGCTCTCGTCTTTAAAGAGTTAGTTGCATGGATCGACAAACACTAAGGAGAAAATGCCAATGGCAATAACAAAAGATATAGTTGGAAAAAAACTAGATCGTTTTGATTTCACAGTGGAACGAGGAAAAATTAAAGAATTTTGCCTCGCCATCAACGAAAAAAACCCAATCTATTTTGATGTAGAAGAAGCAAAAAAAGCAGGATACTCAGATGTTCCTGCTCCACCAACTTTCCCTACCGTCATCATGTTTTGGGGTTACCCAAAGATTTGGAACGATATGGCAGAACTCGGTATCGACCTTTCCAAAATCCTACACTTGAAAGAAGAATATACGTACCACAAAATCCTTTATCCGGGCAAAGTGTACGCACAATCAGAAATCTCCGACGTAAAAGTGGGAAGAGCAGAAATTGTAACTTTCAAAACAACAATCTATGATGAAAAAGATGATCCAATCCTTTCAGCAGAGATGGCGATTTTCATTCGTAAGGATTAATTCCAAGGA
Encoded proteins:
- a CDS encoding FAS1-like dehydratase domain-containing protein, translating into MAITKDIVGKKLDRFDFTVERGKIKEFCLAINEKNPIYFDVEEAKKAGYSDVPAPPTFPTVIMFWGYPKIWNDMAELGIDLSKILHLKEEYTYHKILYPGKVYAQSEISDVKVGRAEIVTFKTTIYDEKDDPILSAEMAIFIRKD
- a CDS encoding alpha/beta hydrolase, with the translated sequence MSNWEQAYSRVESTFLNKDGGKIYYQIYRPKSGVKRVLVVHHGIGEHGGRYNFLLEAMAERNYAIYLIDCRGHGKSDGRRGVITHFSDFFADLKQLIDIAKQNEGVSKVTLLGHSMGAAVTFLYTATDNYQNDLDAYICSALPIKVKTDLVMDIKKAAGGFLAKALPTLTIPTGLNVNLISRDKSVVDAYVKDPLVHGNVCTYLGDYLLNCYTLALESAEKIKVPIYMFHGKQDQIALPEGTVDAFERVASKDKTMRLFDDLYHETMNELPKDRALVFKELVAWIDKH